A genomic stretch from Marinimicrobium sp. C6131 includes:
- a CDS encoding SPOR domain-containing protein, translating into MTRDYAKKNRPAPRRNRPKSQVPGWVWLFTGAVLGGFIVFLMRLTDVEVPETGPAETATKETRTSQPVEPQAEPSNPKPRFDFYKLLRESEVIVPATEPNESQANTEQGDSADKDEFILQVGSFRKATEADSLRAQLLLLNLDAYTEQVTLNNNETWHRVLVGPFSNQSRLASARSTLVSNDYHALVLKRKKQ; encoded by the coding sequence ATGACCCGAGACTACGCCAAGAAAAATCGCCCCGCCCCCCGCCGCAACCGGCCCAAAAGCCAGGTGCCCGGCTGGGTGTGGCTGTTTACCGGCGCTGTACTCGGGGGCTTTATCGTGTTCCTGATGCGCTTGACCGATGTCGAGGTCCCGGAAACCGGCCCCGCGGAAACCGCAACCAAAGAAACCCGGACCTCCCAGCCGGTGGAGCCCCAGGCCGAACCCAGCAATCCCAAACCGCGCTTCGATTTCTACAAGTTGCTGCGCGAGAGCGAAGTCATCGTGCCGGCCACCGAGCCCAACGAAAGCCAGGCCAATACCGAGCAAGGCGACAGCGCCGATAAAGATGAATTTATCCTTCAGGTCGGTTCCTTCCGCAAGGCCACCGAAGCGGACAGCCTGCGGGCCCAGCTACTGTTGTTGAATCTGGACGCCTACACAGAGCAGGTCACCCTGAACAACAACGAGACCTGGCACCGGGTTCTTGTGGGGCCGTTCAGCAACCAGTCGCGTCTGGCCAGCGCCCGCTCCACCCTGGTATCCAATGACTACCACGCGCTGGTGCTCAAACGAAAGAAACAATAA
- a CDS encoding primosomal protein N': MAAPTVLEIALPTPLRRRFDYLPPEGVGAAQLRPGQRVRVPFGNQRLIGLILRVKSESSLPLQNLRPAEALLDTSPLLPDDLWRLCLWAADYYQHPIGDALHTALPVLLRQGEPDREKGEPYWQLTTEGKGLPEGALKRAPRQAELLAALQQRGALNRADLAALGIARSHVKTLEAKGLVFSREQVLTPPPEPNILRDTPLTLSDEQAAALARIPEDGFHISLLDGTTGSGKTEIYLQAIARTLAQGRQALVLVPEIGLTPQTLARFQRRFAQPVVALHSGMNDRERLDAWLQARDGRARIVIGTRSAIFTPMAQLGILIVDEEHDSSFKQQDGFRYSARDLAAMRAHRLGIPLVLGSATPSLESLHNARTGRYHYLRLTHRAGNAQAPELLPQDIRRQPLDEGFSAETLAQIRTTLEAGNQVLVFLNRRGYAPTVECPDCGWLAECNHCDTRLTLHQTPRHLHCHHCDHQRAVPRACPACKSTRLQPLGQGTERSEEALQRHFPDTRVLRVDRDSTRQKNAFRDLVDEVHRGDPCILVGTQMLAKGHHFADVTLVVILDSDAGLFSTDFRGPERMGQLLLQVAGRAGRADKPGQVIIQTHHAEHPLIRTLLERGYHAFAELILSERRLTGLPPFRHMALIRAESKRPENAVAFLKQVRTLAEQRHPPNHELGYLGPLPAMLEKRGDRFRYQLQLNAANRGVLQQLLRQLAPDMEQHALAKRNRWSIDVDPQDMS; the protein is encoded by the coding sequence ATGGCCGCCCCCACTGTTCTGGAAATCGCCCTGCCGACCCCTCTGCGCCGCCGGTTTGACTACCTGCCGCCCGAAGGGGTGGGTGCCGCCCAACTGAGGCCCGGCCAGCGCGTCCGGGTGCCTTTCGGCAACCAACGCCTGATCGGGCTCATTCTTCGGGTTAAGAGTGAGTCTTCACTTCCGCTGCAGAACCTGCGCCCGGCCGAGGCCCTGCTCGACACCTCGCCGCTGCTACCGGACGACCTCTGGCGCCTGTGCCTCTGGGCGGCCGATTACTATCAACACCCCATTGGTGACGCACTGCACACGGCCCTACCGGTACTCCTGCGCCAGGGCGAGCCCGATCGGGAAAAAGGCGAGCCTTACTGGCAACTGACCACCGAAGGCAAAGGCCTGCCCGAGGGCGCCCTGAAGCGGGCTCCTCGCCAGGCGGAACTGCTCGCCGCGCTTCAGCAAAGAGGGGCGCTGAACCGGGCGGATCTGGCCGCCCTGGGTATCGCCCGCAGCCACGTCAAAACACTGGAGGCCAAAGGGTTGGTTTTCAGCCGTGAGCAAGTACTCACACCGCCCCCGGAACCCAACATTCTGAGGGATACCCCGCTTACGCTGAGCGATGAGCAGGCCGCCGCCCTGGCCCGGATTCCAGAGGACGGGTTTCACATCAGCCTGCTCGATGGCACCACCGGCAGCGGTAAAACGGAAATCTACCTGCAGGCCATCGCCCGCACCCTGGCGCAGGGTCGGCAAGCGCTGGTGTTGGTGCCGGAGATCGGCCTGACACCCCAGACCCTGGCCCGCTTTCAGCGCCGCTTCGCCCAACCCGTGGTGGCCCTGCATTCGGGTATGAACGACCGGGAACGGCTCGATGCCTGGCTGCAGGCCCGGGACGGTCGAGCCCGGATCGTGATTGGCACCCGATCGGCCATTTTTACTCCCATGGCCCAACTGGGCATATTGATCGTGGATGAAGAGCACGACAGCTCTTTCAAACAACAGGACGGCTTTCGCTACTCGGCCCGGGACCTGGCGGCCATGCGCGCGCACCGCCTGGGCATTCCGCTGGTTCTGGGCAGCGCCACCCCCTCGCTGGAAAGCCTGCACAACGCGCGTACCGGCCGTTACCATTACCTGCGCCTGACCCACCGGGCGGGCAATGCCCAGGCACCGGAGCTGTTACCCCAGGATATCCGGCGCCAGCCCCTGGATGAGGGATTCAGTGCCGAAACGCTGGCGCAAATCCGGACCACACTGGAAGCGGGCAACCAGGTACTGGTGTTCCTCAACCGACGCGGCTACGCTCCGACGGTGGAATGTCCGGACTGCGGGTGGTTGGCTGAATGCAACCACTGCGACACCCGTCTCACCCTGCACCAGACGCCGCGTCACCTGCACTGCCACCACTGCGATCATCAGCGCGCGGTTCCCCGGGCCTGCCCGGCCTGCAAAAGCACTCGCCTGCAACCTCTGGGACAGGGCACCGAGCGCAGCGAGGAAGCCCTGCAGCGCCATTTCCCGGACACACGGGTGCTGCGGGTCGACCGGGACTCCACCCGGCAGAAAAACGCCTTCCGGGACCTGGTGGACGAAGTCCACCGCGGTGACCCCTGCATACTGGTCGGCACCCAGATGTTGGCCAAAGGCCATCACTTCGCCGACGTCACACTGGTGGTGATCCTCGATTCCGATGCGGGTCTGTTCAGCACGGACTTCCGCGGCCCGGAGCGCATGGGACAACTGCTGCTGCAGGTCGCCGGGCGCGCCGGACGCGCCGACAAACCGGGCCAGGTGATCATTCAGACGCACCACGCCGAGCACCCCCTCATTCGCACCCTGCTTGAACGGGGTTACCACGCCTTCGCTGAACTGATTCTGAGTGAACGTCGCCTGACCGGCCTGCCACCATTCCGGCACATGGCGCTGATCCGCGCCGAATCCAAGCGACCGGAAAACGCCGTGGCCTTCCTCAAACAGGTACGCACCCTGGCCGAACAGCGCCATCCCCCGAATCATGAGCTGGGGTACCTCGGCCCCCTGCCGGCCATGCTGGAAAAACGGGGCGACCGCTTTCGGTACCAATTACAACTGAACGCCGCCAACCGCGGGGTACTTCAACAACTCCTCAGACAGTTGGCCCCCGATATGGAGCAACACGCCCTGGCCAAGCGAAACCGCTGGTCCATTGATGTGGACCCACAGGATATGAGTTGA
- the hslV gene encoding ATP-dependent protease subunit HslV, with translation MEQYRGTTILSVRRNGQVAIGGDGQVSLGNTIMKGNARKVRRLYKDQVIAGFAGGTADAFTLFERFEAKLEAHNGQLTRAAVELAKDWRTDRALRRLEALLAVANAEASLIITGNGDVIQPEDDLIAIGSGGAFAQSAARALLDNTELDAQSIVEKGLTIAGDICIYTNHNQTIETLDY, from the coding sequence GTGGAACAATACCGAGGAACCACGATTCTCTCTGTGCGCCGCAACGGCCAGGTCGCCATTGGTGGTGACGGGCAGGTGTCGCTGGGCAACACCATCATGAAAGGCAACGCCCGCAAGGTTCGCCGCCTGTACAAGGACCAGGTGATCGCGGGTTTCGCCGGCGGCACCGCCGACGCCTTCACACTGTTCGAGCGCTTTGAAGCCAAGCTCGAAGCCCATAATGGCCAACTGACCCGCGCCGCGGTGGAACTGGCCAAAGACTGGCGCACCGACCGGGCCCTGCGTCGTCTGGAGGCCCTGCTGGCAGTGGCCAATGCCGAGGCGTCCCTGATCATTACCGGTAATGGCGATGTGATCCAGCCGGAAGATGATCTGATTGCCATTGGTTCCGGAGGTGCGTTCGCCCAATCGGCCGCCCGCGCCCTGCTCGACAACACTGAACTGGATGCCCAAAGTATCGTCGAAAAAGGACTGACCATCGCCGGCGACATCTGCATCTACACCAATCACAACCAGACCATCGAGACCCTCGACTACTGA
- the rpmE gene encoding 50S ribosomal protein L31 codes for MKADLHPKYEDVTATCSCGNTIKTRSTLGKDFLVDVCSECHPFYTGKQKVVDTGGRIDRFKKRFGSRIAAK; via the coding sequence ATGAAAGCTGATTTGCACCCCAAATACGAAGACGTAACTGCCACCTGCAGCTGCGGCAACACCATCAAGACCCGCTCTACGCTGGGTAAAGATTTTCTGGTTGACGTTTGTTCAGAATGTCACCCTTTCTATACCGGTAAGCAGAAAGTGGTGGACACTGGCGGCCGTATCGATCGCTTCAAGAAGCGCTTCGGCAGCCGCATCGCCGCCAAGTAA